Proteins encoded together in one Sander lucioperca isolate FBNREF2018 chromosome 17, SLUC_FBN_1.2, whole genome shotgun sequence window:
- the frem1a gene encoding FRAS1-related extracellular matrix protein 1a isoform X3: MGSQGQTLAWTLFPVLLLGLTCSSHCSLIKVNKGLKVRRGQSAYLQDSDLQFHIPRQKDACKVEVVLNEPITQRVGKLMPQVFDCHYLADEVKYVHNGCPLLKKDTVKLRLYRFTDTETYMEVFSLHVDIMEPDCSIIKLGPKSLEVPEFYGLSDTVDGNVVSFHYERRSSLECSIYLSSHDTHLPAHGQLVTGEPAKATKRGDEPESFIHLRQQLDNKARAMCKSDDCLKGLKRVKFGKIPCDDFLVMGLRYQHIDPPSPDVDYIAIRLDLKDTRSGSIYQSEKAWIPVQVVGAMPNQPPKPSFMSMFILEVDQFILTPLSTATLDAEDEETPKQLLVFNITKPPVAGFITHLSDHTRPISSFTWLDLNDMLIGYQPPNSSHTQRRNYEVEFEVHDFFFEKSPSMTVHMSVRNADTNAPRVSWNMGLSLLEGQSRPIMWEQLQIVDNDNLNAVRIITVDGLQHGQLTVRGGKGFMFTVNDIKAGMVRYHHDDSDSTKDFIIFRITDGPHQTRHKFPINILPKDDSPPVLITNMLLEVSEGQMALLRGSTLQASDLDSSDDYILFNITRPPQAGEVMKMPTSGLTGYPVSHFLQKDLSQSMVYYRHLGNEVFDDYFEVVLSDFHDPPNLSEPQVVMVHIEPVPDQPPKEVPGSSRCLVIKETEVVHITRQQLHFVDQESPDSELTYTVTTPPFYTGPHSSSPDAGRLFLVDSVPKFTKDSNAPLLRLFTQHAVNFMKVAYMPPVLDIGPYPQYIQFVLSVTNHLGKTVTGICFNITVVPVDNQPPQVITNPLTVDEGGECWLSPEHLLLSDVDSMEEVLQVVLQREPQHGALQIGGLPLNPGHSFTVQDLKSLKVRYTHDSSETVEDTIEFTATDGTNSGSFVLKVKVIPINDEVPVLVAGLKPVLSCAEGQEIVITAEYIYAADADSDNSSLVFLIARQPYHGVVLRNSIVVDRFIQADITAGIITYKHTGLEIGLTPRHDAITFVISDGETENFPLCCGEENPSRTRDMTQLHVRHSLPVYDLHITVFPVDSQPPSLTTGDIFIVDEGGSASITASHLKASDVDTVLDQLVVSLISPPHFGYIENVLPSPGFEKSNTGISIASFTYKDIIDGHVNYVQSRHQRMEPTADQFMLCVSDGIHSSAHVPFYVIINPTNDEIPQLVARNITVREGEMKQLDSSVLHAMDLDVPKDSMLFSVVRAPQHGSIITHSEKPVYRRGEASPPPPVVDFTMTDLSNGMDLMYMHDDSENMEDSFTIQLTDGRHQIQRQVMVKVLPINDEEPRVIRNNGVDVEPGEARLISSITLFAQDSDTPSSEVSYIFDSVPTQGILQLKEGQDWVTLTAGRNCSQEMVDMNLLRYVHTGLHGAKTHDFFVFYLFDGKNQSPLQHFHISVKDLEKGNIAIFVKPANISRGDRVVLTTDVLLANDGTEKPEELLYIITNPPAHGHIEYIKHPGVGISTFSQMDIAANLVAYVHDNRAITPTETFQFVVSNGKTSRNGSFEIAVEMVDRFLPSLSSNKGLSVPQGSSMILGPDCLVMSDPDTPPSALTFVLLQPPQYGRLLLGGGTLTTGSNFTQRDIQEMEVTYKHDGGPSQIDRFAFTASDSTKRGFLLDGQLHTEPVFFTIQIKPLDKSCPEVVKLLPLWKVELLGDGRCGIFVSSLELKAQDSDSREEELIFCIVRQPYFGYLENITTGGFVPQRFSQIELNKRTIAYIINSDRESLSDSLEFTVSDPLGNTGPSHILEFSWSSVELSQSEYSVCEEQGTVSLDIIRKGNLAESSYITVKVKEVTATAGKDFLISPSSLIQFDPGVSKRSWRSEIVQDHLEEAEEMFEVLLVSPQGTVIGSNNKARVTIKDSARGQHRLNQDREAPVLGGKEIRSDTYPQHGSIQLEKLPLGTESVIWTRGDSISRPGADIPKKKLKVMDNPKSIAPSSVFHNGTDIVYTYHGIMQMQVQDDTSALRKDRKANIRVVSRGAQQQVSTVLTKPKSGPQKKISKPQKPAQNKGRATADNSIPKPCVPELMGLLHFNQTTNQLFHCNGVSWKPWAPTDQMVKAQMCPQGWTFHGGHCYTLSTEHKATWSTANRACRERYKGTLASVFSKVDMDWLWDFSGRKPFWIGLNDRDGKGRWEWAGGEPVSYTNWRKTPPRSKMKGSKKCVLVWRRAKWQIRDCKTGRGHLFVCSI; encoded by the exons ATGGGTTCACAGGGCCAAACACTGGCCTGGACCTTGTTTCCAGTTCTTCTGCTGGGATTGACCTGCTCATCACACTGTTCCCTTATAAAAGTCAATAAGGGTTTAAAGGTGAGACGGGGTCAGTCAGCCTACCTCCAGGACAGTGACCTGCAGTTCCATATTCCCCGTCAGAAGGATGCATGCAAGGTGGAGGTGGTGTTAAACGAGCCCATAACTCAACGAGTGGGAAAACTCATGCCCCAG GTATTTGATTGCCACTATCTGGCTGATGAGGTAAAGTACGTCCATAACGGCTGTCCATTGTTAAAGAAGGACACTGTCAAGCTTCGACTGTACAG attCACGGATACGGAGACATACATGGAGGTGTTTTCTCTCCATGTCGACATTATGGAACCTGATTGCAGCATCATAAAGCTGGGGCCCAAATCTCTGGAGGTTCCTGAATTCTATGGTCTCTCTGATACCGTGGATGGCAATGTGGTGTCCTTCCACTATGAGAGGAGATCTAGTCTGGAGTGCAGCATCTATCTGAGTAGCCATGACACCCACCTTCCAGCTCATGGCCAACTGGTCACAGGAGAGCCAGCGAAAGCTACAAAAAGAGGGGACGAGCCAGAGAGCTTCATCCACCTACGCCAGCAGCTAG ATAATAAAgccagagcaatgtgtaaatcGGACGACTGCCTGAAGGGTCTGAAGCGAGTGAAGTTTGGCAAAATTCCCTGTGATGACTTCCTGGTGATGGGGCTGAGATATCAGCACATAGACCCTCCATCTCCAGACGTAGACTACATTGCAATCAGACTAGATCTCAAGGACACCAGGAGTGGCAGCATATATCAG TCTGAAAAGGCCTGGATTCCAGTGCAGGTAGTCGGTGCAATGCCCAACCAGCCTCCCAAACCGTCCTTCATGTCCATGTTTATCCTGGAAGTGGACCAGTTCATCCTCACTCCGCTCTCCACTGCTACACTAGACGCTGAAGACGAGGAAACTCCCAAACAGCTTTTGGTTTTCAATATCACCAAACCGCCTGTGGCCGGCTTCATCACCCATCTATCCGATCACACTCGCCCAATCTCTTCCTTTACATGGCTCGATCTCAATGACATGCTCATTGGGTATCAACCTCCGAACTCCTCACATACTCAACGCAGGAATTACGAG GTGGAATTTGAGGTTCATGATTTTTTCTTTGAGAAGAGCCCATCAATGACTGTTCACATGTCTGTAAGGAATGCAGACACAAATGCACCCAGAGTGTCCTGGAATATGG GTCTCAGTCTGTTAGAGGGTCAGTCTCGGCCAATAATGTGGGAGCAGCTCCAGATTGTGGACAATGACAATCTGAATGCTGTTCGGATCATCACTGTGGATGGCCTGCAGCATGGACAACTCACTGTCCGAG GGGGAAAGGGCTTCATGTTCACTGTCAATGACATCAAAGCAGGCATGGTTCGATATCACCATGACGACAGCGATTCTACCAAAGACTTCATCATCTTCCGCATCACTGATGGCCCCCATCAGACCCGACACAAGTTCCCCATCAACATCCTGCCGAAGGACGACAGCCCTCCGGTCCTCATCACCAACATGCTGCTGGAGGTGTCTGAGGGACAGATGGCTCTACTGAGAGGCTCCACCCTCCAGGCTTCAGACCTGGACTCCAGCGACGACTACATCCTCTTTAACATCACCCGCCCCCCACAGGCAGGAGAGGTCATGAAAATGCCAACATCAGGGCTGACGG GTTATCCAGTCAGCCACTTTCTGCAGAAAGACCTGTCTCAGTCCATGGTTTACTATCGACACCTAGGAAACGAGGTGTTTGATGACTACTTTGAGGTGGTGCTGTCAGATTTCCATGACCCCCCCAATCTGTCAGAGCCTCAA gtggtgatggtgcaCATAGAGCCTGTTCCAGACCAACCACCCAAAGAGGTTCCTGGTTCCAGTCGGTGTCTTGTGATCAAAGAAACAGAAGTGGTCCATATAACACGGCAACAGCTTCACTTTGTAGACCAGGAGTCCCCCGACAGTGAGCTTACATATACAGTTACTACTCCACCTTTCTACACTGGTCCTCACAG CAGCAGTCCAGATGCTGGGAGGTTGTTCTTAGTTGACAGCGTACCCAAATTCACCAAAGACTCTAACGCACCACTGCTGAGGCTCTTCACACAG catGCAGTGAACTTCATGAAAGTAGCCTACATGCCTCCAGTCTTGGACATTGGCCCTTACCCCCAGTATATCCAGTTTGTTCTCTCTGTAACCAACCACCTGGGCAAAACAGTCACTGGGATCTGCTTTAACATCACTGTGGTGCCGGTAGACAACCAGCCGCCACAG GTTATTACCAACCCTCTGACTGTAGATGAGGGAGGGGAGTGCTGGCTCAGCCCTGAACACTTGTTGTTGTCAGACGTGGACTCGATGGAAGAAGTCCTGCAGGTGGTGCTTCAGAGGGAACCACAGCATGGAGCTCTGCAGATAGGTGGACTCCCATTAAATCCAGGCCACTCTTTCACTGTGCAAGACCTAAAAAGCCTTAAAGTTAG GTACACTCACGACAGCTCAGAAACTGTAGAGGACACCATTGAATTCACTGCCACAGATGGAACCAATTCAGGCAGTTTTGTCCTGAAAGTGAAG GTGATTCCCATCAATGATGAGGTCCCAGTGTTGGTTGCTGGTTTGAAACCAGTTCTCAGCTGTGCAGAGGGACAGGAAATAGTCATCACAGCTGAATATATCTACGCTGCTGATGCAGACAGCGACAACAGCAGCCTGGTCTTCCTGATCGCCCGGCAGCCATATCATGGTGTCGTTCTCCGAAACTCCATTGTGGTTGATCGCTTCATCCAGGCAGACATTACTGCAGGGATCATCACCTACAAACACACAG GATTGGAGATTGGACTCACTCCTCGCCATGACGCCATCACCTTTGTTATTTCTGACGGAGAAACAGAAAACTTTCCTCTATGCTGCGGTGAAGAAAATCCCTCCAGGACCAGAGACATGACTCAGCTACATGTACGACACAGTCTGCCTGTGTATGACCTCCACATCACAGTGTTTCCAGTTGACAGCCAACCACCTTCTCTAACAACAG GAGACATATTTATTGTGGATGAAGGTGGGTCTGCATCAATAACTGCATCTCATTTGAAGGCCTCTGACGTGGACACTGTTCTGGACCAACTGGTGGTCAGTCTGATTTCTCCGCCCCACTTTGGCTACATTGAAAATGTCCTGCCTAGTCCTGGATTTGAGAAAAGCAACACGGGTATAAGCATAG CTTCCTTTACATACAAAGACATCATTGATGGTCATGTGAACTATGTACAGTCCAGACACCAGAGGATGGAGCCCACAGCTGACCAGTTCATGCTCTGTGTGTCAGACGGCATACACAGCTCTGCCCATGTCCCCTTCTACGTTATTATTAACCCGACAAACGATGAGATCCCACAGTTGGTGGCTCGGAACATCACA GTACGAGAAGGAGAAATGAAGCAGCTGGACTCATCAGTTTTACATGCGATGGATCTGGATGTCCCCAAGGACAGCATGCTCTTCAGTGTGGTCAGAGCCCCACAGCATGGCAGCATCATCACCCACAGCGAAAAGCCCGTCTACAGGAGAGGAGAAGCCAGTCCTCCACCCCCTGTGGTCGACTTCACAATGACAGATCTTTCAAATG GAATGGATCTAATGTACATGCACGATGACTCAGAGAATATGGAGGACAGTTTTACTATCCAATTGACTGATGGTAGGCACCAAATCCAAAGACAAGTGATGGTTAAAGTGCTGCCAATCAATGACGAGGAGCCTCGTGTCATCAG GAACAATGGAGTAGATGTGGAGCCAGGAGAAGCCAGGCTTATTTCCAGCATTACACTGTTTGCACAGGACAGTGATACTCCTTCTTCAGAGGTCAGCTACATATTTGATAGTGTTCCTACCCAAGGAATACTTCAGCTTAAG GAAGGCCAGGACTGGGTGACCCTGACAGCGGGGAGAAACTGCTCCCAGGAGATGGTGGACATGAACCTTCTGCGCTACGTGCATACAGGCCTGCACGGTGCTAAAACACATGACTTCTTTGTCTTCTACTTGTTTGATGGAAAGAATCAATCACCACTGCAGCACTTCCACATCTCTGTCAAAGATCTAGAAAAAG GAAATATTGCCATCTTTGTGAAGCCAGCGAACATCAGCCGTGGAGATCGTGTGGTTCTCACCACAGATGTGCTGTTAGCCAACGATGGCACTGAAAAACCAGAGGAGCTTCTGTATATCATCACCAACCCTCCTGCTCACGGACATATAGAGTACATCAAACATCCCGGAGTGGGCATCTCTACCTTCAGCCAGATGGACATAGCAGCCAACCTTGTGGCTTACGTGCATGACAACCGAGCCATCACACCCACAGAAACCTTTCA GTTTGTTGTGAGTAATGGTAAAACCAGCCGAAATGGAAGCTTTGAGATTGCAGTGGAAATGGTGGATCGCTTCCTGCCATCTCTGTCCTCCAACAAAGGCCTCTCCGTTCCACAAGGCTCCTCCATGATCCTGGGTCCTGACTGCCTGGTCATGTCTGACCCTGACACTCCACCCAGCGCCCTGACCTTTGTCCTCCTCCAGCCTCCACAGTATGGCAGGCTGCTTTTAGGTGGTGGAACACTAACTACTGGCTCAAACTTCACCCAGAGAGACATCCAGGAGATGGAGGTAACATATAAACATGACGGGGGGCCGTCGCAGATCGACCGATTTGCCTTTACTGCCTCTGACAGCACCAAACGGGGTTTCCTGCTGGACGGGCAGTTGCATACTGAACCTGTGTTCTTCACTATTCAG ATCAAGCCTTTGGATAAGTCGTGCCCTGAGGTAGTGAAGCTACTTCCTCTTTGGAAAGTAGAGCTTCTCGGTGATGGACGATGCGGGATCTTCGTCTCATCTCTTGAGCTGAAGGCCCAAGACAGTGATAGCAGAGAAGAAGAGCTGATATTCTGCATTGTTCGCCAGCCCTACTTTGGTTACCTAGAAAACATTACTACAG GTGGTTTTGTACCACAACGCTTCTCTCAGATAGAGCTGAACAAGAGAACTATTGCCTACATCATCAACTCAGACAGGGAGTCCCTCTCAGACAGCCTGGAGTTCACAGTGTCTGATCCTTTAGGGAACACCGGGCCCTctcacat ACTTGAATTCAGCTGGTCCTCAGTGGAGCTGTCTCAGTCTGAGTACTCTGTGTGTGAGGAGCAGGGAACTGTCTCGCTGGACATCATCCGAAAAGGAAACCTGGCAGAGTCTTCATACATCACTGTCAAG GTAAAGGAGGTGACTGCAACAGCTGGAAAAGATTTCCTCATAAGCCCTTCTTCCCTCATTCAGTTTGATCCAG GAGTGTCAAAGAGAAGCTGGAGAAGTGAGATCGTTCAGGATCACctggaggaggctgaggagATGTTTGAAGTGCTGCTGGTCTCCCCTCAAGGCACAGTGATCGGCAGCAACAACAAGGCTCGAGTCACAATCAAGGACTCAGCAAGAG GACAGCACAGGCTGAACCAGGATCGGGAGGCCCCTGTTCTTGGTGGAAAAGAGATTCGTTCAGACACATACCCCCAGCACGGATCCATTCAACTAGAGAAACTGCCCCTCGGGACTGAATCTGTAATCTGGACCCGTGGAGACAGCATCTCCAGGCCTGGAGCAGATATCCCAAAAAAGAAACTCAAAGTTATGGACAACCCAAAGTCT ATTGCACCTTCATCAGTTTTTCACAACGGGACCGACATCGTTTACACG TATCATGGCATCATGCAAATGCAAGTACAGGACGACACTTCCGCATTGAGGAAGGACAGAAAGGCAAACATCCGTGTGGTCAGCAGGGGAGCACAGCAGCAGGTGTCAACTGTGCTTACTAAGCCAAAGTCAGGTCCTCAAAAAAAGATCTCAAAACCTCAAAAACCTGCACAGAATAAAGGACGC GCTACAGCTGATAACTCCATACCCAAGCCCTGTGTGCCAGAACTGATGGGACTCCTGCATTTCAACCAGACTACCAATCAGCTCTTTCACTGCAACGGTGTCTCCTGGAAACCCTGGGCACCAACTGATCAG ATGGTGAAGGCCCAAATGTGTCCTCAGGGCTGGACCTTTCATGGTGGCCACTGTTACACCCTCAGCACTGAGCACAAGGCCACATGGAGCACAGCTAACAGGGCCTGCAGGGAGAG ATATAAAGGGACTCTAGCAAGCGTTTTCTCTAAAGTCGACATGGACTGGCTGTGGGACTTCAGCGGAAGAAAACCATTTTGGATAG GGCTGAATGACAGGGAtggcaaaggacgctgggagtGGGCAGGTGGTGAGCCGGTCAGCTACACTAACTGGAGAAAGACGCCCCCTCGGTCCAAAATGAAGGGAAGCAAGAAGTGCGTCCTGGTGTGGAGAAGGGCAAAGTGGCAAATCAGGGACTGCAAGACGGGTAGAGGTCATCTCTTTGTGTGTTCAATATGA